In Arthrobacter sp. QXT-31, one genomic interval encodes:
- a CDS encoding cystathionine gamma-synthase yields the protein MPEENQGFNTRAVHAGQAFEPRTGAVVPPLHFSSTYAQDGIGGLRDGYEYGRGGNPTRDSLQEQLAALEGGTHAFSFSSGLAAEDSLIRALMRPGDHIVLGNDAYGGTYRLISRVLGEWGIGNTPVDMADLAAVEAAVAANKTRFVWVETPSNPLMKITDIEALAKVAHDAGALLIVDNTFASPYLQTPLDLGADVVVHSTTKYIGGHSDVVGGAVVVKDAGLAEKIGFVQFAVGAVSGPMDAFLTTRGLKTLGVRMDRHSDNGQAVAEWLLERPEVEAVLYPGLPSHPGHELAKKQMRKFGGMVSVQFKGGEAAARKVAESTSVFTLAESLGGIESLMNYPSEMTHASVKGTELAVPVNLIRLSCGIEDVEDLIADLEQAFTHIQ from the coding sequence ATGCCTGAAGAGAACCAAGGATTCAACACCCGCGCCGTGCACGCCGGCCAGGCCTTCGAGCCGCGCACCGGCGCCGTCGTTCCGCCCCTGCACTTCAGCTCGACGTATGCCCAGGACGGCATCGGCGGGCTGCGGGACGGTTACGAATACGGCCGCGGCGGCAACCCCACCCGCGACTCACTGCAGGAACAGCTTGCCGCGCTTGAGGGCGGCACGCACGCCTTCTCCTTCAGCTCCGGGCTCGCGGCCGAGGACTCGCTGATCCGCGCGCTGATGCGTCCCGGCGACCACATCGTGCTCGGCAACGATGCCTACGGCGGCACCTACCGGCTGATCAGCCGCGTGCTGGGCGAGTGGGGGATCGGCAATACCCCCGTGGACATGGCCGACCTCGCGGCCGTCGAGGCGGCCGTCGCCGCCAACAAGACCCGCTTCGTCTGGGTGGAAACGCCGTCCAATCCGCTGATGAAGATCACCGACATCGAGGCGCTCGCCAAGGTGGCGCACGACGCCGGGGCCCTCCTGATCGTCGACAACACCTTCGCGTCGCCCTACCTGCAGACCCCGCTTGACCTGGGTGCCGACGTCGTGGTCCATTCCACCACCAAGTACATCGGCGGCCACTCCGATGTGGTGGGCGGTGCGGTCGTGGTCAAGGACGCCGGCCTGGCTGAGAAGATCGGCTTCGTGCAGTTCGCCGTGGGCGCCGTCTCGGGCCCGATGGACGCCTTCCTCACCACTCGCGGACTGAAGACGCTGGGCGTCCGCATGGACCGGCACAGCGACAACGGCCAGGCCGTGGCGGAATGGCTGCTGGAACGGCCGGAGGTCGAAGCGGTCCTGTATCCAGGCCTGCCCTCGCACCCCGGCCATGAGCTGGCCAAAAAGCAGATGCGGAAGTTCGGGGGCATGGTCTCGGTCCAGTTCAAGGGCGGCGAGGCCGCTGCGCGCAAGGTGGCCGAATCGACGTCGGTCTTTACCCTCGCTGAATCGCTGGGCGGCATCGAGTCGCTCATGAACTACCCCTCCGAGATGACCCACGCCTCGGTCAAGGGCACCGAACTGGCTGTACCCGTTAACCTGATCCGGCTCTCCTGCGGCATCGAGGACGTCGAGGACCTCATCGCCGATCTCGAGCAAGCCTTCACGCACATCCAGTGA
- a CDS encoding nuclear transport factor 2 family protein translates to MSDSDDFLVWVGSALYEAELAIHNGDAGPRRAIWSRNEPVSVLGAWRNAFGQQELDELFAGLAKQFSNCTSYRFELLAYDVVGDMAYTAGLEHTSASVDGQPRSYVLRATQVYRREDGEWRVVHRHGDTVSP, encoded by the coding sequence ATGTCTGACTCGGATGATTTTCTGGTTTGGGTGGGGTCGGCGCTGTACGAAGCGGAACTGGCCATCCACAACGGCGACGCCGGGCCGCGGCGGGCGATCTGGTCCCGCAACGAACCCGTGAGCGTCCTGGGCGCATGGCGCAACGCCTTCGGGCAGCAGGAACTGGATGAGCTGTTCGCAGGCCTTGCGAAGCAGTTCTCCAATTGCACCTCGTACCGCTTCGAACTGCTCGCATACGACGTCGTGGGAGACATGGCCTACACAGCCGGACTGGAACACACTTCGGCCTCCGTGGACGGCCAGCCGCGCAGCTATGTCCTGCGGGCCACGCAGGTGTACCGGCGCGAGGACGGCGAATGGAGGGTCGTCCACCGGCATGGCGACACGGTGAGCCCGTAG
- a CDS encoding SDR family NAD(P)-dependent oxidoreductase has translation MTAERTVLVTGGARGIGRAVAERLAESGWKVVATYNTGLDQARELARTHGVEIRQVDLADRAESLDFARRISEEFSFGGLVNNAGILEKEPLGEMTLDAWDRTFEVNVTAPLILAQTIGPHMSRGASIVNIASIDAYIGSFRSFAYSASKAALVSVTRSLANVLGPRGVRVNAVSPGWVDSGILTESYEAASLTPLGRNGSPLDIARTVAFLLSDDASFITGTSIVADGGYTGVDYFMHKENESLH, from the coding sequence ATGACAGCCGAACGCACTGTTCTGGTTACCGGAGGCGCCCGCGGAATCGGCAGGGCAGTTGCCGAACGGTTAGCGGAAAGCGGCTGGAAGGTGGTTGCCACCTATAACACCGGCCTCGATCAAGCAAGGGAGCTGGCGCGAACGCACGGCGTGGAGATACGTCAGGTGGATCTGGCAGACAGAGCCGAATCACTGGACTTCGCCCGCCGGATCAGTGAGGAATTTTCCTTCGGCGGACTTGTCAACAATGCCGGGATCCTCGAAAAGGAGCCTCTCGGGGAAATGACTCTCGATGCCTGGGACAGGACCTTTGAAGTCAATGTCACGGCACCGCTCATCCTCGCCCAAACAATCGGCCCTCACATGTCCCGTGGCGCGAGCATTGTAAACATTGCCAGCATTGATGCCTACATCGGATCCTTCCGAAGCTTCGCCTACTCGGCCAGCAAAGCGGCTCTGGTTTCAGTCACTCGTAGCCTCGCAAACGTCCTTGGCCCCCGGGGCGTCCGGGTGAACGCTGTGAGTCCAGGCTGGGTGGACTCCGGCATTCTGACTGAATCCTATGAAGCAGCAAGCCTGACACCATTGGGTCGCAATGGAAGTCCCCTCGACATTGCCCGGACGGTCGCTTTCCTCCTGAGCGACGACGCATCGTTCATCACAGGAACATCAATCGTCGCTGACGGCGGGTACACCGGCGTTGACTACTTCATGCACAAGGAGAATGAATCCCTTCACTAA
- a CDS encoding winged helix-turn-helix transcriptional regulator: MPLRSDWSQRNCSMARGLDIFGDPWGMLVLREVFFGNGRFDAMKTRLQVADSVLTRRLSALVEAGLLSRQPYDDGGRTRHEYVLTAKGEDALPVLNAVVLWSEKHLQAPSEQAHVYIVHAACGQRTSSADTCTECGERLTVENTSWHSLTRSDEPIPLATAHKHTETAANRVHGGGERGTGA; the protein is encoded by the coding sequence ATGCCTCTCCGCTCCGACTGGTCCCAGCGCAACTGCAGCATGGCCCGTGGCCTGGACATTTTCGGCGACCCCTGGGGAATGCTGGTCCTCCGTGAGGTCTTCTTCGGCAACGGCCGCTTCGACGCGATGAAAACCCGCCTCCAGGTGGCTGACTCGGTCCTCACCCGGCGCCTGTCCGCCCTCGTCGAAGCGGGGCTGCTGTCCAGGCAGCCCTATGACGACGGCGGCCGCACCCGGCACGAATACGTCCTCACCGCCAAGGGCGAAGATGCGCTGCCGGTGCTGAACGCCGTCGTGCTCTGGTCCGAAAAGCACCTGCAGGCGCCGTCGGAGCAGGCACATGTGTACATCGTCCACGCAGCCTGCGGGCAGCGCACTTCGTCCGCGGACACCTGCACGGAGTGCGGAGAACGGCTCACCGTGGAGAACACCAGCTGGCACAGCCTGACCCGCAGCGATGAGCCGATCCCGCTGGCGACGGCCCACAAGCACACCGAGACAGCAGCCAACCGCGTTCATGGCGGCGGAGAAAGAGGAACGGGCGCATGA
- a CDS encoding DUF6454 family protein: protein MKTKRALAIAAVAAAALTAGTSAVATNGQTPQGLTAEAEAFIKVDRNTQWKEVQNLKLDFPTFHPQGMSLVGDKIFLSSVEILEPTVRYPSPVDGYDRTTGKGRGHVFVIDRQGKLLKDIVLGEGTIYHPGGTDFDGDRVWVPVAEYRPNSSSIVYTIDPDTYEVIEQFRQADHIGGVVADRKTNRISGVSWGSRKLFTWNSQGRLLGTQGNPSHFIDYQDCEYAGAGHQLCSGVTGLKTADGKPFELGGLALTDLSDGTITHGVPFQKFSTAGHSITRNPVALESDGEVLRLFAAPDDGKEAAGTELFIFEARP, encoded by the coding sequence ATGAAGACGAAGCGCGCCCTGGCCATTGCCGCAGTGGCAGCCGCCGCCCTGACAGCCGGAACCTCGGCTGTGGCCACCAACGGGCAGACCCCGCAGGGCCTCACGGCGGAGGCCGAGGCTTTCATCAAGGTGGACCGCAACACGCAGTGGAAGGAGGTCCAAAACCTCAAGCTGGACTTCCCGACCTTCCACCCGCAGGGCATGTCGCTCGTCGGCGACAAGATCTTCCTCAGCAGCGTCGAGATCCTCGAACCGACCGTGCGCTACCCCTCCCCCGTCGACGGTTACGACCGCACAACCGGCAAGGGCCGCGGCCACGTCTTCGTCATCGACCGGCAGGGCAAGCTCCTGAAGGACATCGTTCTGGGCGAAGGCACCATCTACCATCCGGGCGGCACGGACTTCGACGGCGACAGGGTCTGGGTCCCCGTGGCCGAGTACCGGCCCAACAGCAGCTCCATCGTCTACACCATCGACCCAGACACCTATGAGGTCATAGAGCAGTTCCGCCAGGCGGACCACATCGGCGGTGTCGTCGCAGACCGCAAGACCAACCGGATCAGCGGCGTGAGCTGGGGTTCCCGCAAGCTGTTCACCTGGAACAGCCAGGGCCGGCTGCTGGGGACACAGGGCAACCCCAGCCACTTCATTGACTACCAGGACTGCGAGTACGCCGGTGCCGGGCACCAGCTCTGCTCGGGCGTGACCGGCCTCAAAACCGCCGACGGGAAACCTTTCGAACTCGGCGGCCTCGCCCTGACCGACCTGTCGGACGGCACTATCACCCACGGGGTCCCCTTCCAGAAGTTCTCCACCGCCGGCCACTCGATAACCCGCAACCCGGTCGCCCTGGAATCCGACGGAGAGGTATTGCGTCTGTTCGCCGCCCCCGACGACGGCAAAGAGGCCGCCGGCACCGAGCTCTTCATCTTCGAAGCCCGCCCCTGA
- a CDS encoding glycosyltransferase family 87 protein encodes MTASPQTQEVPGAGPGTGSRARARRALGWLATAAGAVAAVVALKVLYAQYPPDMNDFEVYYYGGTKVLQTGETGINELYAPRDGLPFTYPPFAALLFAGLATMTLGQSGQLFIWAALGGAAVVSAWLARHYFGMTRWRDAFADWRFRTVALAGTGAIVLLGPWRDTFVFGQINIILMGLILADFALHGKSRAGEIRWPAGLLIGVAAGIKLTPLAFGLYFLVRRDFKALGWMAAGFLGSIAVAWAALPHASAMFWATILPNTGRIGDPGYVDNLSLKGLLLHLGLPDSGSTSLLWLVLALALAGLTALVIRWAVAVEENFVAVSATAVLMLLVSPVSWSHHWVWIAVALPSMAFAMHRVPSRTGRMRLAGWVVVAASAVAFYLAPKDLAVAAGAEVWGVNPQTQWPLVASSLGVACGVALLAYWATAYRPSRTGIRSRS; translated from the coding sequence GTGACGGCCTCTCCGCAGACGCAGGAAGTCCCCGGTGCAGGGCCGGGGACCGGCAGCCGGGCGAGGGCACGGCGTGCCCTTGGATGGTTGGCGACGGCGGCCGGTGCGGTTGCCGCCGTCGTTGCCCTGAAGGTGCTGTACGCGCAGTACCCGCCGGACATGAACGACTTCGAGGTCTACTATTACGGCGGCACCAAGGTGCTGCAGACCGGCGAGACCGGCATTAACGAGCTGTATGCACCCCGGGACGGCCTGCCGTTCACGTATCCGCCGTTCGCTGCGCTGCTGTTCGCCGGCCTGGCCACCATGACGCTCGGCCAGAGCGGGCAGCTCTTCATCTGGGCCGCGCTGGGCGGCGCGGCGGTGGTGTCGGCATGGCTTGCCCGGCACTACTTCGGGATGACCCGCTGGCGCGACGCGTTTGCCGACTGGCGGTTCCGGACCGTGGCCCTGGCCGGGACGGGTGCGATCGTGCTGCTGGGCCCGTGGCGGGACACCTTCGTGTTCGGGCAGATCAACATCATCCTGATGGGCCTGATCCTGGCCGACTTCGCGCTGCACGGAAAATCCCGCGCGGGTGAGATCCGCTGGCCTGCCGGCCTGCTGATCGGCGTCGCCGCCGGCATCAAGCTGACCCCGCTCGCGTTCGGCCTGTACTTCCTGGTCCGCCGTGATTTCAAGGCGCTGGGCTGGATGGCGGCCGGCTTCCTCGGCTCCATCGCCGTGGCCTGGGCGGCGCTGCCCCATGCTTCAGCCATGTTCTGGGCCACAATCCTGCCCAACACCGGGCGCATCGGCGATCCGGGGTACGTGGACAACCTGTCGCTGAAGGGGCTGCTGCTCCACCTCGGACTGCCGGATTCGGGGTCCACCAGCCTGCTCTGGCTGGTGCTCGCACTGGCCCTCGCCGGTCTCACTGCTCTGGTCATCAGGTGGGCGGTGGCGGTGGAGGAGAACTTCGTGGCAGTGTCGGCGACCGCGGTGCTCATGCTCCTGGTCAGTCCGGTGTCCTGGTCCCATCACTGGGTGTGGATCGCGGTGGCCCTGCCGTCGATGGCCTTCGCCATGCACCGGGTCCCTTCCCGGACCGGCCGCATGCGGCTGGCCGGCTGGGTGGTGGTGGCGGCGTCGGCCGTGGCCTTCTACCTCGCCCCCAAGGACCTCGCGGTGGCGGCCGGGGCGGAGGTGTGGGGCGTGAACCCGCAGACGCAGTGGCCGCTGGTGGCCTCCAGCCTGGGCGTGGCGTGCGGCGTGGCGCTCCTTGCCTACTGGGCCACCGCCTACCGGCCCTCGAGAACCGGGATCCGTTCGCGGAGCTAG
- a CDS encoding MFS transporter has product MSTSEEPRVFVQISRPEGSLEDDIWTKTPEDKPKKRRRLHPAWTVAAVAFLALVGAAGFRAAPGVLMVPLQQEFGWSTTVLSAAVSINLVLFGLTAPFAAALMERFGIRAVTAVALALIGAGSALTVLVNQSWQILLTWGLLIGLGTGSMALVFAATIANTWFTRSRGLVIGILTAGSAAGQLVFLPFIAVLAQDPGWRQASLLIAAGALAVVPLVLKFLKNSPSDAGVLPYGAEEPSAAPAENAPAVGAGTPAEPRRNAAVRALLVLRSASRNRTFWALAAGFAICGATTNGLIGTHFIPSAHDHGMPETTAAGLLAVVGIFDILGTIASGWLTDRFNPRILLAVYYQFRGIGLLVLPLLLGSSVQPSMIVFVVIYGLDWVATVPPTAAICRQVFGADGSVVFGWVFAAHQLGAAAAALAAGAIRDATGHYTYAWLGAAAMCTIAAVISATIRKDGGRPQPAAVAAASVD; this is encoded by the coding sequence ATGAGCACCTCCGAAGAGCCCCGAGTTTTTGTACAGATATCGCGGCCTGAAGGGTCTTTAGAGGATGATATCTGGACAAAAACTCCAGAGGACAAGCCTAAGAAGCGGCGCCGGCTGCACCCGGCATGGACCGTTGCGGCCGTCGCGTTCCTGGCGCTGGTCGGGGCAGCCGGATTCCGTGCCGCGCCCGGTGTGCTCATGGTGCCGCTGCAGCAGGAGTTCGGCTGGTCCACCACGGTGCTGTCGGCCGCGGTGAGCATCAACCTGGTGCTCTTCGGGCTTACGGCCCCCTTCGCCGCCGCCCTCATGGAACGGTTCGGCATCCGGGCCGTCACCGCCGTCGCCCTCGCGCTGATCGGCGCCGGGAGTGCCCTGACCGTGCTGGTCAACCAGTCCTGGCAGATCCTCCTCACCTGGGGCCTGCTGATCGGGCTCGGCACCGGTTCCATGGCACTGGTGTTCGCGGCGACCATCGCCAACACCTGGTTCACCAGGAGCCGGGGACTGGTGATCGGCATCCTCACCGCCGGCAGCGCCGCCGGACAGCTGGTCTTCCTGCCGTTCATCGCAGTGCTCGCCCAGGACCCGGGCTGGCGCCAGGCCTCGTTGCTCATCGCCGCCGGTGCCCTGGCAGTGGTTCCGCTGGTGCTGAAGTTCCTGAAAAACTCACCGTCCGACGCCGGGGTGTTGCCTTACGGTGCGGAGGAACCGTCCGCTGCCCCTGCAGAAAATGCGCCCGCCGTGGGAGCAGGAACGCCCGCCGAACCCCGCCGCAACGCTGCCGTCCGGGCACTGCTGGTGCTGCGGAGCGCCAGCCGGAACCGCACGTTCTGGGCGCTCGCTGCCGGATTCGCCATCTGCGGCGCCACGACGAACGGGCTGATCGGCACCCACTTCATCCCCTCCGCCCATGACCACGGCATGCCGGAGACAACAGCGGCCGGCCTGCTCGCCGTCGTCGGGATCTTCGACATCCTGGGCACCATCGCCTCCGGCTGGCTGACCGACCGGTTCAATCCGAGGATCCTGCTGGCCGTGTACTACCAGTTCCGCGGGATTGGGCTCCTGGTGCTCCCGCTGCTGCTGGGCTCCTCGGTCCAGCCGAGCATGATCGTGTTCGTGGTGATTTACGGCCTCGACTGGGTGGCCACGGTACCGCCCACCGCCGCGATCTGCCGCCAGGTGTTCGGCGCCGACGGCAGCGTGGTGTTCGGCTGGGTGTTTGCGGCGCACCAGTTGGGTGCCGCCGCGGCCGCCCTCGCAGCCGGGGCCATCCGGGACGCCACCGGCCACTACACGTACGCCTGGCTGGGGGCCGCCGCCATGTGCACCATCGCCGCGGTGATCAGTGCCACCATCCGCAAGGACGGCGGACGGCCGCAGCCCGCCGCGGTGGCTGCCGCTTCAGTAGACTAG
- a CDS encoding cystathionine beta-synthase, with product MKYAQSVLDLIGNTPLIKLNHVTEGVKATVLVKLEYVNPGGSIKDRIAAKMVEEAERDGKLKPGGTIIEPTSGNTGVGLALVAQQKGYKCIFVVPDKVGEDKRAVLEAYGAEVVVTPTAVEPDSPQSYYGVSDRLVTEIPGAYKPDQFSNPAAPLSHYETTGPEIWRDTDGKVTHCVIGAGTGGTITGTGRYLKEVSADRPESEGGRVKIIGADPEGSVYSGGTGRPYFVEGVGEDMWPGNYDKSVPDQVLAVSDADSFAMTRRLAREEGLLVGGSSGMAVVAALRTARDLPEDAVVVVILPDSGRGYLAKIFNDQWMRSYGFLSGGEEASVGEVLKSKTGELPDLVHIHPNETVRDVINIMNEFGVSHIPVLSAEPPVVMGEVLGAVDERSLTAKLFRGEAKLTDKIAEHMGERLPVIGSLETISAARQLLSDVDTVMVTFVGAPIGILTRHDLLAYLSN from the coding sequence ATGAAGTACGCCCAGTCGGTCCTGGACCTCATCGGCAACACCCCGCTCATCAAGCTGAACCACGTCACGGAGGGCGTCAAGGCCACCGTCCTCGTGAAGCTGGAATACGTGAACCCCGGCGGATCCATCAAGGACCGCATCGCGGCGAAGATGGTTGAGGAAGCCGAACGCGACGGCAAGCTCAAGCCGGGCGGCACCATCATCGAACCCACCTCGGGGAACACCGGCGTGGGACTGGCCCTGGTGGCGCAGCAAAAAGGCTACAAGTGCATCTTCGTGGTCCCGGACAAGGTGGGCGAGGACAAACGAGCAGTCCTGGAGGCCTACGGTGCCGAAGTGGTGGTGACGCCCACCGCCGTCGAACCTGACAGCCCCCAAAGCTACTACGGCGTTTCCGACCGCCTGGTCACCGAGATTCCCGGCGCCTACAAGCCGGACCAGTTCTCCAACCCCGCCGCGCCGCTGAGCCACTACGAGACCACCGGCCCCGAGATCTGGCGCGACACCGACGGCAAGGTGACGCACTGCGTCATCGGCGCCGGCACCGGCGGCACCATCACCGGCACCGGCCGGTACCTCAAGGAAGTCTCGGCGGACCGTCCGGAGTCCGAGGGCGGCCGGGTCAAGATCATCGGCGCCGACCCTGAAGGTTCGGTCTACTCCGGCGGGACGGGGCGCCCGTACTTCGTCGAGGGCGTCGGCGAGGACATGTGGCCGGGCAACTACGACAAGTCGGTCCCGGACCAGGTCCTCGCCGTCAGCGACGCCGACTCCTTCGCCATGACGCGGCGGCTTGCCCGCGAGGAGGGCCTGCTGGTGGGCGGCTCCTCCGGCATGGCCGTGGTGGCCGCGCTGCGCACCGCCAGGGACCTCCCCGAGGACGCAGTGGTGGTGGTGATCCTGCCCGACTCCGGCCGCGGTTACCTCGCCAAGATCTTCAACGACCAGTGGATGCGCTCCTACGGCTTCCTCTCGGGCGGCGAGGAGGCCTCCGTGGGCGAGGTCCTCAAGTCCAAGACGGGCGAACTGCCGGATCTGGTGCACATCCACCCGAACGAAACCGTCCGTGACGTCATCAACATCATGAACGAGTTCGGCGTCAGCCACATCCCCGTCCTGTCGGCGGAGCCGCCCGTGGTGATGGGCGAGGTGCTCGGCGCCGTGGATGAACGGTCCCTGACCGCCAAGCTGTTCCGCGGCGAGGCCAAGCTGACGGACAAGATCGCCGAGCACATGGGGGAGCGGTTGCCCGTGATCGGCTCGCTCGAAACCATCTCCGCCGCCCGCCAACTGCTCTCCGACGTCGACACCGTAATGGTGACATTCGTGGGCGCGCCCATCGGCATCCTGACCCGCCACGACCTCCTCGCCTACCTCAGCAACTGA
- a CDS encoding SDR family oxidoreductase, with amino-acid sequence MGQTDGNATAKTALVTGVGRLAGIGAGIARQLAADGWDLVLTYWQDYDARMPWGIQPDDVGRLTPELQAAGSRVLALPADFQDPGAVDRLMAEAAAQAGTLHGMVLSHAESVDSGILDTTLESFERHFAVNTRASWQLVRAFAQQAVDDGGAIVALTSDHTAFNLPYGASKGALDRIVIAAARELGPLGISANVLNPGPVDTGWMDDELREGLARRQPGGRLGTPADVAGTVAFLLSPAGRWVSGQLIKADGGFSA; translated from the coding sequence ATGGGACAGACCGACGGCAATGCCACGGCCAAAACGGCACTCGTGACCGGGGTGGGACGGCTCGCGGGGATTGGCGCGGGGATCGCCCGGCAGCTGGCCGCCGACGGCTGGGACCTGGTGCTGACCTACTGGCAGGACTACGACGCCCGCATGCCCTGGGGAATTCAGCCGGACGACGTCGGGCGGCTCACCCCTGAACTGCAGGCCGCAGGCTCCAGGGTGCTGGCCCTGCCCGCCGACTTTCAGGACCCGGGCGCCGTGGACCGGCTCATGGCCGAAGCTGCAGCTCAGGCAGGAACCTTGCACGGGATGGTGCTCAGCCACGCCGAATCCGTCGACTCGGGCATCCTGGACACCACGCTGGAAAGCTTCGAGCGGCACTTCGCCGTGAACACCCGGGCCAGCTGGCAGCTTGTCCGCGCCTTCGCGCAGCAGGCAGTGGACGACGGCGGCGCGATCGTCGCGCTGACCAGCGACCACACAGCGTTCAACCTCCCGTACGGGGCGTCGAAAGGGGCGCTGGACAGGATCGTGATCGCCGCGGCGCGTGAACTGGGGCCGCTGGGGATCAGCGCCAATGTGCTGAATCCCGGACCCGTGGACACCGGCTGGATGGATGATGAACTCCGCGAAGGGCTCGCCCGGCGGCAGCCCGGCGGCCGGCTCGGCACGCCCGCCGACGTCGCGGGAACCGTGGCTTTCCTGCTGTCCCCGGCAGGCCGCTGGGTGTCCGGGCAGCTCATTAAGGCCGACGGCGGGTTCTCGGCTTAA
- a CDS encoding IS1182 family transposase, with protein sequence MQGREDAQRGYLDVEALAGELLAPGSVFAFLAADRGRLFPDSMMEDLFPSHRGRPSVPAPVIGSVLVLQALLGLSDRETAEALTYDLRWKAACGYGLTDTAFHPSTLTYWRRRLAASKNPHRIMEAIAEVVAETGVLKGKRRRAVDSTVLDDAVARQDTITQLIAGIRRFGRDVPGGQDLITTQATGYDYTRTGKPDIAWDDRDAKDGLISALVTDAMALLAAVDPETLDGRAADAYALLALVAGQDVEPAEDSDGTDGRWRIARKVAPDRMISTVDPDTRHAHKTREDRRDGYKAHIVIEPDTGLVTAAALTKAAGEGATDAEAGAMLLELDQTITTGVQVLADSAYGTGELLRTLAAAGHTALIKPKPLARAIEGGFTIDDFTYDHQAGTLTCPNGLVRAITAKGYVTFGAGCTGCPLKSRCTTAARGRKIELHPEHALMREHRTAAQENSFQADYTRHRPMVERSIAWLVKDNRRLRYRGTTKNQAWWQLRIAAVNLKRLLKLGLTSEQGSWAIA encoded by the coding sequence ATGCAGGGACGCGAAGACGCGCAGCGTGGGTATTTGGATGTGGAGGCGCTGGCCGGGGAGTTGTTGGCCCCGGGCAGCGTTTTCGCTTTTCTGGCCGCGGATCGGGGGCGGCTGTTCCCGGATTCAATGATGGAGGACCTGTTCCCGTCGCACCGGGGCAGGCCATCGGTTCCGGCCCCGGTGATCGGTTCGGTGCTGGTGCTGCAGGCATTGCTGGGTTTATCTGACCGGGAAACCGCCGAGGCTTTGACTTATGATCTGCGGTGGAAAGCCGCATGCGGGTACGGGCTCACTGATACGGCGTTTCACCCGAGCACGCTGACGTACTGGCGCAGGCGCTTGGCCGCCTCGAAGAACCCGCACCGGATCATGGAGGCCATCGCCGAAGTCGTCGCCGAGACCGGGGTGCTGAAGGGGAAGCGCCGGCGGGCGGTGGACTCCACGGTCCTGGACGACGCGGTCGCCAGGCAGGACACCATCACGCAGCTGATCGCGGGCATACGCCGTTTTGGCCGTGACGTCCCCGGCGGGCAGGATCTGATCACCACCCAGGCCACCGGGTATGACTACACCCGCACCGGCAAGCCTGACATCGCGTGGGATGACCGGGACGCAAAGGACGGGCTGATCTCGGCTCTGGTCACCGACGCCATGGCCCTGCTTGCGGCGGTCGATCCCGAGACCCTGGATGGCAGGGCCGCTGATGCGTACGCGCTGTTGGCCCTTGTCGCCGGGCAGGACGTGGAGCCAGCCGAGGATTCGGACGGGACGGACGGGCGGTGGAGGATCGCCCGGAAAGTCGCCCCGGACCGGATGATCTCCACCGTGGACCCGGACACCCGGCATGCGCATAAGACCCGGGAAGACCGCCGGGATGGCTACAAGGCCCACATCGTGATCGAACCGGACACCGGACTGGTGACCGCCGCGGCGCTCACCAAGGCCGCGGGCGAGGGTGCCACCGATGCCGAAGCCGGGGCCATGCTTTTGGAGCTGGACCAGACGATCACCACCGGCGTGCAGGTGCTGGCGGACTCGGCCTATGGAACCGGAGAACTGCTCAGGACCCTGGCCGCGGCCGGGCATACCGCCTTGATCAAGCCCAAGCCCCTGGCCCGGGCGATCGAGGGCGGATTCACGATTGATGACTTTACCTACGACCATCAGGCCGGAACGCTGACTTGCCCTAACGGGCTGGTGCGCGCGATCACCGCTAAGGGATATGTCACGTTCGGCGCAGGCTGCACCGGTTGCCCGCTGAAGTCCCGCTGCACGACCGCAGCCCGGGGCCGGAAAATTGAGCTGCATCCCGAGCACGCCCTGATGCGCGAGCACCGCACCGCAGCTCAAGAAAACAGCTTCCAGGCCGACTACACGCGTCACCGGCCCATGGTCGAACGCTCCATCGCGTGGCTCGTGAAAGACAACCGGCGCCTGCGCTACCGCGGAACCACGAAGAACCAAGCCTGGTGGCAATTGCGCATCGCCGCAGTGAACCTCAAACGCCTCCTGAAGCTCGGGCTCACCAGCGAACAGGGATCCTGGGCCATCGCCTGA